One Neisseria sicca genomic region harbors:
- a CDS encoding AmpG family muropeptide MFS transporter, translating to MQRIFSRNMLICIFTGFTSGLPLYFLYSLIPAWLRLNEVNLKTIGLFALIGFPYTWKFIWSPLLDSVRLPFLGLRRGWMLVMQIALLLLLAAYAFVRPQEHLSIILGLSLVVAFFSASQDIVIDAFRREVLSDEELVLGNSLYVNAYRISSLIPASLSLILADRMPWSSVFVITALFMIPGLLATLFVAREPAQQPVGAKGLKDTVIEPFRDFFTRQSVKQALIILAFIVLYKLGDSMATALANPFYIDMGFSPTDMGLIAKNAGLWPAVIFGIIGGIWVNKLGVNRALWLFGLVQWVTILGFAWLASFGHFEHVGASERTMLAVVIAAEAVGVGLGTVAFVSYMAQQTNTAFTATQFALLSSLSAVPRTFMNASAGFLIEKMGYVNFFWLCFILGIPGMLLLFKVAPWNGDKKEQSA from the coding sequence ATGCAGCGGATTTTTTCGCGCAATATGCTGATTTGTATTTTTACGGGCTTCACATCGGGGCTGCCGCTTTATTTCCTATACAGCCTGATTCCTGCGTGGCTGCGCCTCAACGAGGTTAATTTGAAAACCATCGGGCTGTTTGCTCTGATTGGTTTTCCCTACACTTGGAAATTTATCTGGTCTCCGCTTCTGGACTCTGTACGCCTGCCGTTTTTAGGTTTGCGACGCGGTTGGATGTTGGTGATGCAGATCGCGCTTTTGCTGCTTTTGGCTGCCTATGCGTTTGTCCGCCCGCAAGAACATTTGTCGATTATTTTGGGGCTGTCTTTGGTAGTAGCATTTTTTTCTGCCAGTCAGGATATTGTGATTGATGCTTTCCGTCGCGAAGTGTTGTCCGATGAAGAGTTGGTTTTAGGTAACTCGCTGTATGTGAATGCCTATCGTATTTCCTCGCTGATTCCAGCTTCATTAAGTCTGATTTTAGCCGATAGGATGCCTTGGTCATCTGTATTCGTCATTACCGCTCTATTCATGATTCCGGGTTTATTGGCTACTTTATTTGTCGCGCGAGAACCGGCACAACAACCCGTCGGTGCAAAAGGCTTGAAAGATACCGTTATCGAGCCTTTCCGTGATTTCTTTACCCGTCAAAGCGTTAAACAGGCGTTGATTATTTTGGCTTTTATCGTGCTATATAAACTGGGCGACAGCATGGCAACTGCGCTGGCAAACCCGTTTTATATCGATATGGGCTTCTCACCAACTGACATGGGACTGATTGCGAAAAACGCGGGACTGTGGCCGGCGGTGATTTTCGGGATTATCGGCGGCATTTGGGTAAACAAATTAGGCGTTAACCGTGCATTGTGGCTGTTTGGTTTGGTGCAATGGGTTACGATTTTAGGTTTTGCGTGGCTGGCAAGTTTCGGACATTTCGAGCATGTGGGCGCATCAGAACGAACCATGCTGGCAGTCGTCATTGCTGCCGAGGCAGTGGGTGTGGGCTTGGGTACAGTGGCATTTGTGTCATATATGGCGCAACAAACCAATACCGCATTTACCGCCACACAGTTTGCACTGCTGTCCAGCCTATCCGCCGTACCGCGCACGTTTATGAACGCGTCAGCAGGTTTTCTGATTGAAAAGATGGGCTATGTCAATTTCTTCTGGCTGTGTTTTATATTGGGGATTCCTGGGATGTTGCTGCTATTTAAAGTTGCGCCTTGGAACGGAGATAAAAAAGAACAATCTGCTTAA
- a CDS encoding bile acid:sodium symporter family protein, producing the protein MNFLTAVSRQMTRFTALIIVLASIVAFIEPATFSWVKGDTQVVVLGIIMLGMGMTLGKEDYQILAKRPLDIFIGAVAQYTIMPLLAIGIAKAFNLSPGLTLGLVLVGTCPGGVSSNIMSFLAKGDVAFSVGMTTVSTVLAPVMTPLWMTYLVGQTVEMDGWGMFKFMLLVTLLPVVIGSAANMLLHKKHWFEDVRAIMPAVAVAAFACIVGGVAAVHGHRFAESALVMVLAIAAHNIGGYILGYYSGALTGMNTAKKRTIAIEVGVQNAGLATGLSAKFFPGNAESAVATAVACVWHSVSGTVLGNLFAWWDKRKQ; encoded by the coding sequence ATGAACTTTCTGACTGCCGTCAGCCGGCAAATGACCCGATTCACCGCCCTGATTATCGTCCTTGCCTCTATCGTCGCCTTTATCGAACCCGCTACCTTTTCATGGGTGAAAGGCGACACGCAAGTCGTCGTACTCGGCATCATTATGCTCGGCATGGGCATGACTCTAGGCAAAGAAGACTATCAAATTTTGGCTAAACGCCCGCTCGATATTTTCATCGGCGCAGTTGCCCAATACACCATTATGCCGCTGCTCGCCATCGGTATCGCCAAAGCCTTCAACCTTTCGCCCGGATTGACGCTGGGTCTGGTTTTGGTCGGTACTTGCCCGGGCGGGGTTTCGTCCAACATCATGAGTTTCCTTGCCAAAGGCGATGTTGCCTTCTCAGTCGGCATGACCACCGTCTCCACCGTCCTCGCCCCCGTTATGACGCCGCTGTGGATGACTTACCTCGTGGGACAAACCGTCGAAATGGACGGCTGGGGCATGTTCAAGTTTATGTTGCTCGTTACCCTGTTGCCCGTCGTTATCGGTTCTGCCGCCAATATGTTGCTGCACAAAAAACACTGGTTTGAAGATGTCCGCGCCATTATGCCCGCCGTTGCCGTTGCCGCCTTTGCCTGCATTGTCGGCGGTGTTGCCGCCGTCCACGGCCACCGCTTTGCCGAATCTGCCTTAGTTATGGTGCTCGCCATTGCCGCACACAATATCGGCGGCTACATCCTCGGCTATTACAGCGGCGCACTGACCGGTATGAATACCGCCAAAAAACGTACCATCGCTATCGAAGTCGGCGTACAAAACGCCGGTCTTGCCACGGGTCTGAGCGCCAAATTCTTCCCGGGTAACGCCGAATCCGCCGTCGCTACCGCCGT